The sequence below is a genomic window from Bacteroidales bacterium MB20-C3-3.
AGATTACCATTACCATATATAATTATTGGAATTATATCCAGAGACAACTCCTCGGCAATTTTAAAGGCCCCTTTGTGGAATCTGTGAATCTCCATATCGGCAGAGCGAGTACCCTCAGGAAAGACAAGAAGGGAATACCCCTCTGAAATCTTTGGCTTTATATACTCTATATGATTTTCCACCCCATCCTTGTGATAAAGAAAGCCTGCAAACCTGACAATATGACCAAATACAGGAGAATTCCACACCCACTTATTTGTCATCATAATTATTTTTGGATGGAGGGAGAGTAACATTAAAATATCAATAAATGACTGGTGGTTTGCAACAATAACTGCAGGACGGTTAAAATCCTCATTAAATGGGTTCTCTCTGAATATTCTTACTGTTGGAGAGAGCTTCACCGGAAAAAATACCAGTACCCTCAGGATCTTTCTAAATAATAGAACTCTTTTGGAATGGTTAACCGGCAGAAGAGTTAAGATGGGTATAAAAGCAGCAGCAAAGAGACAGCCTGTTGCAAAGGCTGAGAATGTAAGCAACATCTGAAGCACCCCTGAGAATGTGTAAGGGTGTAATCCCCTTGAAGCCGGAGATGTGATAAAGAACCTGTAAACCAGAGGCTGTATTGTATAAGCAACTAACCATACAGCCGAAATGCCAACAATAGAGACAAGGGCAATTGATCTTAAAGCAGGATGAGTTGCAAATGCCATTGAGCCCACACCCGCAAGCACAGTAAACGTCGAAAAGAAAATTGCACTTTTATGTGATTCTAACGCGCCCTCTCTCCCCTGATATTCAGCAGATAGACCATCTAATACAAAAATACTGAAGTCATCCCCTATTCCAAATATAAATGTAGCCAGCAGAATGTTAAAAATATTAAACTCAATGGAAAAAACATTCATTAATCCCAGTATTATAACCCAGCTCACAGCCATTGGAAGAAAAGCCATAAGAGCCAGTTCAACTCTTCCGTACGAGATAAGAAGAGTAAGAAATACAAGGAGAGAAGATATAAGAAGGATTATGTTAAAATCCTCCTTAATAGTTATTGCCCAAACAGAAGAGAAATGGGCTCTGTCAAGAATCCCGAATGATGTCTCTTCCAGGAGCTCTTCATACAACTTCTCCTTTTGGACATCCTCAGAATGGAGCTGTGTTAAGAAAGTGTACAAACCATCCCGCTCCTCTGCCCACTCTTTAAAAAAATGCGGCAATGACTCTATTCCACCGGAATAATCAACAGGAGTGTACTCCTTCTCAAGTATTGAAATAAAACTGTCAAAGGCATCACTTGAAAAACCAATTTCTTCTCCATTTTGTACCAGGTCAGTTTTCAGTCTTTGGGACTTACCGTCATCCCAGAATTTGTTCCATCTCCCTATCCGCTCGGTTTGAATTGATTCAGGAGGAAGAAGCCAGGAGAGAGAGGCACTTCTTATTGATTGGCCGCTATTCCTGAGTGAGTCAAGTATGAGATTATCTATGTAATATGATTCTGCTGCATTTTTAAGACTTCCGGATGATGACAAGAGAAAAACCCTTGCATCTCCCCCTCCAAAATCCACGGAGAAACTCTTCTGAGCTTTTGACAGACTCTCCGGCTCATATCCCAGATTTGAGAAATCACTATCAAATTTTACTCCCGAAGCAAGAAAAATACCAGCAACAGCCATAGCAGCAATAAGCCATCTTAACCATATTACCTTTTCATATTTAAATGATGTTATTTTAACAATTGCCCTGTATAATCTAGTCTCTCTCTCCTCATTATTTACTTTTATAAAATGAGGTAAGAAAATAAGAGAAAAGAGGGTGGTTCCAGTTAGAGTCAAGGCGGAAAAGAGGCCAAAATCCTGTAAAAGAACTGAGTTTGTAAAAAGAAGCCCAACAAAGGCACCAATTGTAGTAAAACCTCCAACAGTTAGTGGATAGGCAAGCTCATCTATCAACTGTTCAATAGTCTTAACATGCTTTAAATGTGAAATAACATGTATAGAATAACTCAAAGCAATACCCATTACTGTCGCTCCGGCTCCAATTGCAATTGCAGAGACCGGTTCCCCTCTTAAAGCCATTATAGAAATGGCAAAAAGAGCACCAAAGAGGGCAGGCGCTATCAATATTGCCAGTGTTCCGGGATTTCTGAAAGAGATCCAAAAAAGCAAACCAATTATTATCAGAGCAATAAGACTTGTTGCCAGTGTATCTCTTTTTATAATTCTTGCATTGTAAACAGAGGCAAAAGGTGCACCTGAGAGCATTACATCAAGCTCCGGGAACTCTGCTTCAATTTTAATCTCTGCCGCTTCAAGTTGAGATACCAGATAATCGTTATTACCAGAATCTGAAGACTCTGCTGATGGTGTAATAATAAAAAACAGAGAGTACCAATTTTCAGAAAAAATATAATCTCTGTAGTTATTGTATGACACCCCCATTCTGAGAGAATCGAGTTTTGCAATCAGGTGTGTACCCAACGAAAGAGGATCTCTGGAGATCATCCCGGATACGGCTGTTCCGGCCGGAGAGTTTATAATTGCAAGTGAATTCTGAAGTTTTTCAAGTACTCTCTCACTCTCAATATTATCATCAATTCTCTTATAATCTGATTCCTCCAGAAACAGTGGAAGATTATTATATATATAGCTGATAAATTCGCTCTCTCCCTCATAGGCCGATTTTTGCATCGGCTCTATCGCTCCCCTCTCAATAAGAGGAATTATTTCAAGATTTAAACTGTCAGCCGCATCTGCAAGAAAATCAGGTGATATAAAAGCAGAGGTATCCCTGAATTTTATTAATGCAATGATTTTATCTTTTGCCTTTAGCCTTGAAAATGCTTTAGCACTTCCCGCACTCTCTCCCTCTGTGGGGAATAGCTGCAATGGATCTTCAGTAAATCTGATGTTAAGAGAAGTAATTGCCATTGAAACAGTAAGAAGAGAAAGCAGAATAAATAATAACCACCTCCTTTTCTTAAAACCACTATACAAAGCAACAAGAATTTTTCCAAGACTCATTTTTCACTCCTCCTGAAAATTTTTAAAATAGTATATGTTACAACCATTCCAATAAATCCGACACAAATTGCCAGAATTATACTGCCGGCCAGATATTGAGTCAGACTTCCCGATATTGCATCAAAAGTCAGATCAGATGGTATAACCTTCATTGACTCCCCAAGCAGAAGAGAACCTGCATAAAAACTTCCGTAAAGAATAAAAGGAATCATTGGAGGGATACTTATATTGGAGGAGACCAGAGTGAGCACTTTGTTCAGTTTGAGCAGATGTGCAGTTGCTACAGCTGTAATCATCTGATAGCCCCACAGAGGAGATACCCCAAAGAAGAGACCCAGTCCCACTGATCCGGCAATTTTAAAATTACTGTCAGATGATTCTGTAATATGATCTTTTATAAATGATTTTATATTCTCCTTGGTGAACCATTTAAAAAATTTATAGGGCCACCACCAAATAAGAGCGATCAGGACCAGAATAGAGTTGAGTATTGAAATTCTTGTAAAATCCAGAAACGGTTTAAAATGCGAAACTCTCTCTTCTTCAGGCGGATAATAGACCTTAACCGGAGTGTTCTTTACCGGGATACCCATCCAAACAGCTCTTACCAATATTTCCAGTTCCCACTCATATCGTCCGGAAAACATCCTTATTCCGGCTAACCTCTCCAGAGGATAGACTCTAAATCCCGATTGAGTATCTGATAATCTTATACCCGTTTCTGCCCAAAACCAAAAGTTTGAAAACTTGTTTGCAAATGTATTTCTCTCAGGCATATTCTCACACCCCATCTCCCTGGCACCAACCCAGAGTACATTTGGTTCGTTCTCAGACACTCCGGCCAGATTTTTAATATCTTCCGGATA
It includes:
- a CDS encoding 1-acyl-sn-glycerol-3-phosphate acyltransferase, which encodes MSLGKILVALYSGFKKRRWLLFILLSLLTVSMAITSLNIRFTEDPLQLFPTEGESAGSAKAFSRLKAKDKIIALIKFRDTSAFISPDFLADAADSLNLEIIPLIERGAIEPMQKSAYEGESEFISYIYNNLPLFLEESDYKRIDDNIESERVLEKLQNSLAIINSPAGTAVSGMISRDPLSLGTHLIAKLDSLRMGVSYNNYRDYIFSENWYSLFFIITPSAESSDSGNNDYLVSQLEAAEIKIEAEFPELDVMLSGAPFASVYNARIIKRDTLATSLIALIIIGLLFWISFRNPGTLAILIAPALFGALFAISIMALRGEPVSAIAIGAGATVMGIALSYSIHVISHLKHVKTIEQLIDELAYPLTVGGFTTIGAFVGLLFTNSVLLQDFGLFSALTLTGTTLFSLIFLPHFIKVNNEERETRLYRAIVKITSFKYEKVIWLRWLIAAMAVAGIFLASGVKFDSDFSNLGYEPESLSKAQKSFSVDFGGGDARVFLLSSSGSLKNAAESYYIDNLILDSLRNSGQSIRSASLSWLLPPESIQTERIGRWNKFWDDGKSQRLKTDLVQNGEEIGFSSDAFDSFISILEKEYTPVDYSGGIESLPHFFKEWAEERDGLYTFLTQLHSEDVQKEKLYEELLEETSFGILDRAHFSSVWAITIKEDFNIILLISSLLVFLTLLISYGRVELALMAFLPMAVSWVIILGLMNVFSIEFNIFNILLATFIFGIGDDFSIFVLDGLSAEYQGREGALESHKSAIFFSTFTVLAGVGSMAFATHPALRSIALVSIVGISAVWLVAYTIQPLVYRFFITSPASRGLHPYTFSGVLQMLLTFSAFATGCLFAAAFIPILTLLPVNHSKRVLLFRKILRVLVFFPVKLSPTVRIFRENPFNEDFNRPAVIVANHQSFIDILMLLSLHPKIIMMTNKWVWNSPVFGHIVRFAGFLYHKDGVENHIEYIKPKISEGYSLLVFPEGTRSADMEIHRFHKGAFKIAEELSLDIIPIIIYGNGNLVSKRQPFYVKRGVIGYKILERISYQDVRFGLDYRERSKSVVALMRKEYRDLRSVNDAPSNLFFMQKIMSGYIYKGPVTEWYLRIKMRMENYYKPFHTIIPAEAVVTDIGCGYGPLCFMLGLLSPDRVVNGIDYDSEKIEMAKSSWISGGNINFTCADALTCNLPLSDVIVINDVLHYLLPEQQESLIIRSVNSLKPGGFIILRDGDSERERDHRITKLTEWFSIKILKFNKASHSPCFTSGSKIREISSRLNCVVEETRNDNLTSNTIFTIRPKNTSYE
- a CDS encoding DUF2062 domain-containing protein; this encodes MFNLVTIIPTYNNPLTLKDVVEGVKPFCRDIIVVDDGSDPEGADIAGNLEGVLLIRHNKNIGKGPALGSALIRAKELGFTHAVTIDADGQHYPEDIKNLAGVSENEPNVLWVGAREMGCENMPERNTFANKFSNFWFWAETGIRLSDTQSGFRVYPLERLAGIRMFSGRYEWELEILVRAVWMGIPVKNTPVKVYYPPEEERVSHFKPFLDFTRISILNSILVLIALIWWWPYKFFKWFTKENIKSFIKDHITESSDSNFKIAGSVGLGLFFGVSPLWGYQMITAVATAHLLKLNKVLTLVSSNISIPPMIPFILYGSFYAGSLLLGESMKVIPSDLTFDAISGSLTQYLAGSIILAICVGFIGMVVTYTILKIFRRSEK